CGGCGCCTGAGTGCGCAGCAGACGGGGCGCGCTCGGCCCCGTCTGCGTCATTACGCCGTGCGGAACTTGCCTGACAGTTCCGCCAGTCCCATCGCCAGGCGCTGCAGGCCGAAAGCCGCTTCGTCTGTCTGGCGCGACGTGGCCACCATCTCGTCCGTGCCTTGCGAAACGTGTTCCACGCGGCCGGCGATCTCGCGTGCAGCGGCGGCCTGTTCCTGAAGGGCGAGGGTGATGGCGTCCACCGCCTCGGTGACCTGCGTGCTGCCCTGGCGCATCTCGTGCAGTTCGTCGCCCGCGCGCGAGGCGAGCGCCACGCCGGCCTGAACCCGTGACACGCCATGATCCATGCTGCTGCCGGCGGCGCTGGCCTTGGCCTGGATGGGGCCGATCATCGACGCGATCCGCACGGTGGCCGAGCTGGTGCGCTCGGCGAGCTTGCGCACCTCATCGGCGACGACGGCAAAGCCCCGACCCTGTTCGCCCGCTCGTGCCGCCTCGATCGCGGCGTTGAGCGCCAGCAGGTTGGTCTGGTCGGCAATCTCGCGGATCACCGTCACGATGGCCGAGATCTCGCCCACCTGGCCTTCGAGCTCGCGGATGCTCGACGCAGTCTCGGACACCGAGGCGGCGATGCGGTGCATCTCGTCGATGGTGTCGCGGATGATGCGGGTGCTTTCCTCCGAGCGTCGCGCCGAATCCAGGGTCACGGTGCGGGCTTCGCTGGCGTTCGATTCGACCTGGTCGATCGACACCGACAATTGCTCGACCGCCGCCGCCATGCTGTTGGTGGCGGCCGCCTGCTGCTCGGCCGTGCCCGAGACGTTGGCCGAGGCGGCGCCGAGCTCGCGCGACTGCCGCGACAGTTCCTCCATGTTGTGGCGCAGCTCGCCGATGACCTCCTGCAGGTTGTTGCGCATGATGCTCATCTGCGCCAGCAGCTGGCCGATCTCGTCCTCGCCGTCGACCGCCACCGGTCGGGCGAGGTTGCCGGCGGCGATGGCCTGTGCCGCTTCGCCCGCGGCGGCAAAGCCGCGACTCAGGCGGTGCAGGAGGCTCCAGCCCATCAGGGTGCCGACGCTGATGCCGAGACCGAACAGGATCGCGTAGAGGATGAAGTCGCGCTCGTGCTGGGCCTCCGTCAGTCGCATCTCGGCTGCGGCTTTCGCGGCGTGGTGTTCGCGCAGCGCGGCGAGCCCGGCGTGGGCGGCCGCGCCCTCGGTGCGCCGGGCGTCGAGCAGGGCCTGCAACGCGGCCGGGCCGGTGTCGCCGGCTCGGATGCGTTCGGCGACACCGTCGAGCCGTCGCCACCAGGCCTGCAGGGGCTCTTCGAACGCGCGGGCCAGCGCCTGTTCGTCCGGTGCCGACGCGATCCGGCCGTACTCGGCCCACCCGCGTTCGAGTTCGCTGCGGTTCGCGCGTGCGGCCTCGAGCTGCGGCTGCGCGCTTGCCTGCGCGTTGCCGGGCAGGGCCTGCATCGCCAGCAGCAAGGCGGTGTGGCCGCCGTCCAGATGTTCCGCCAGGGTGCCGAGCTGGAGCGCGGGGATCAGGTTGCCACTGTAGATACGGTCCTGGCTGTCGCGAGCCTGCATCAGGCCGTACACGCCGAGGGCGATCGACAGGTAGAACAGGGCGGTGGCGAAGCCGGCCCAGGCCCAGAACCGGTGCGAGATCCGCACGCGTCGCCACTGCTGGCGCAGGGTCGCCAGCGCTCCCCGGCGGATGACGCTGCCTTCGTGCAGCGCCAGTGAGGCGTCCTGGCGCATGCGCGCATACAGCGCCTCGGCGGCAGCGATCTCCTGTGCGGCCGGCGCGGTGCGCACCGAATGGTAGCCGCCGCCCGGCAGCGGGTTCGCGTTGGCCCGCACCCAGTAGTGGTCGCCGTCCTTGCGCCGGTTCTTGACCAGCCCGCTCCACGGGCGGCCGCGCTTGAGCGTGGCCCAAATGTCGCGAAACGCCTCGGCCGGCATGTCGGGGTGGCGCACCAGGTTGTGCGGCTGGCCCAGCAACTCCTCGCGCGTGAATCCGGAGATGCTGACGAAGGCGTCGTTGGCGTACTCGATGCGCCCCTTGGCGTCGGTGCGCGTGACGATCGTCGTGCCTTCCGGGACCGGATAGTTGCCTTGAGTCACGGGCATGTTGATGCGCATGAGTCGGGTCTCCTTTGCGTGTCTCGACGCGGCCGGTGTTGATGAGGCCCGCGATTGTGCTTGTGGGGGGTTACAACGCGGTGGCAGGGCAGGGTGGCCGGAGCCATGTTTCAGCGAAATCGACTGCGGGGAGGGGGTGTCCGAAATGGAAACCCTGTGCCTCGACGCAGCCCAGTGCGTGCAGGCATTCGGCCTGACGGGCGTCTTCCACGCCCTCGGCCAGCGGGGTGAGTCCGAGGTTCTGCGCCATGGCGATGATCGTGCGCACGATGCCGTGGTCATTGCCGTCTTCCAGCATGTCGCGCACGAAGGAGCGGTCGATCTTCAGCGTATGCACCGGGAAGCGCTTGAGGTAGGACAAGGACGAATAGCCCGTGCCGAAGTCGTCGATGGCGAAGGCGAACCCGGCGTCGACCAGGGCCTGCGTGACCTCCATGGCGCAGTGCGGATCGCGCATCATGCTCGACTCGGTGAGCTCGATCTCGAAGTGCGACGGGGTCAGCCCGGCGGCGTCGATGATTGCCAGCGCGCGTGCGGCGAAATCCTTCTCGTCGATCTGGCGCGCGGAAACGTTGATGGCGACGCGGGGCGGCAGGGGCAAGCCGGCGTCGCGCCAGGCGCACAACTGGCGACAGGCCTCGGCCAGCACCCATTCGCCGAGGCGTACCGTCATGCCGCGCTCCTCGATGATGGGCAGGAAGTCGGCGGGTGACACCCAGCCCCATTCCGGGTCCTGCCAGCGCAGCAGCGCCTCGGCACCGGCGAGCGCGCCGTCGCCGATCAGAACCTTGGGCTGGTAGTGCAGCTGCAGCTGGTTGTTGCCCAGCGCCTGACCGAAGCGCTGCACCAGCTCGAGGTCGCGACGCAGGCGCTCGCCCATGTCCGGATTGTAGAAACAGTGGCCGCCGCCGCCGGCCTTGGCCCGGTACATGGCGATGTCGGCATGCTTGATCAGGTTCTGCGCATTCGTCGCGTCGTCGGGATAGACCGCGATGCCGATGCTCGCGCCGAGCTGGAAGTCGGTGCTGCGCACGCCGACGGGTTTGCGCATCGCCGCCAGCAGGCGCAGGGCGATGGCTTCCGCGCCCTGGCGGTTGGTGTCCTCGGCGACCACGACGAATTCGTCGCCCCCCAGCCGCGCGAGCAACTCGTCCTGGCGCATCGTGTCGCGGAACCGACGCGCGACCTCGGCCAGCACCCGGTCGCCGGCCTGATGGCCTTGCGTGTCGTTGATGTCCTTGAAGCGGTCGAGGTCGATGAACAGCAACGCGAGGGGATGGCCCTGCGCGCGCGCGAGGGCAAGCTTCTTCTTCAGGTTCTCGCCGAAGTAGCTGCGGTTCGGCAGCTCGGTCAGGGTGTCGTAGTACGCGAGCCGCTCGATGCGGCCGTCGGTGTGCTTGCGCTCGGTGATGTCCTGCACCGTGCCGATCGCCCAGTGCAGCTGGCCCTCGGCGTCGCGGCAGAACTCTGCGCGCTCCTCCAGCCAGCGCGTCTCGCCGTCGATCTCGATCCGGTGCTCGACCACATAGGGCCGACCCCCGAGGGCGGCCTCCCAGGCGGCCCCGACACGCTCGCGGTCCTCGGGATGGACGCGCGCGAGGAAGTCGGCGTAAGTGACGCGCGTGCCTGCGGGGATCCCGAACAGGCGGTAGGTTTCCTCCGACCATTCGAGCGCCTCGGGGTCGGGGCCTTCGGGCTCGATGCGCCAGCTGCCGATGCGGGCGACGGCCTGGGCCTGACGCAGCAAGGCCTCGTTGCGGGCCAGCCGCTCCTCGGCCTGCAGGCGCAGCCATTCCTCATGGCTGATCTCCTCGATCACCATCAGTGCCCGGTCGCCCTGGTCGCCGAGGCACACCCGCTTGAGCGTGATGCGGGCGCGGCTCTGGGTCCGGCGGCGCACGAGCTGCAGCGAGAAGATCCGGTCGCGCACCGCCGTCCCGCCGCGGAGGACGGCGCGAATCGCCGCGTCCAGATCGTCGGCCCGCAGCACTTCGGCGAGCGGACGATTGAGCGGCACCGCGGAATCCTCGCCGAGCAGGTCGAGAAAGCGGCGGTTGCACGACTCGATGCGCAGCTCGGGCGAGAGCACCAGGATGCCGTCGTGCATGCTGTCGAACACGAGTTCGGCGTAGTTCTTCAGGCCGAGGATGGTCTTGTCGCGGGCCTGGATGTAGGCGTCGATCGCCAGGCCCATGTCCAGCAGGACCACCTTGATGAAGGCCCGCATCGTCGCGATGAAGCCGTCGCGGTCGTCGCCGAAGTGCTCGGAGATGGTCGGCAGCAGGCCGCTCAGATACTTGGCGTAGGCGCCCAGGTACCACTCGGGTGCGAGGCCGACGCGCTGATGGACAAAGCCCACGCGCAGACGATGCTCGAAGTAGTCGCGACCATAGTCGCCTGCGGTGAGCCCCTGGAAATAGGCCGACTGGGTGCGCTGCAGCTGCAGCAGCCCCTCGGCCTCGGGCAACAGGCGGCGCGTCTCCTCGAAGGCATACAGGTGGGCGTAGAAGCCACGGATGAAGTCTTCGGCGTGCTGGTTCAGCGTGGCGTGGACGCGGCGCAGAAGGAGCGCATCGGATTCGCCGAATTCGAGAAATGCCTTGCGGCGGAGAATCTCGGCGTCTCCGAACTCTAGCTCTCCAGCCTTCGCATCCAGGCCCGCATCGTCGATCTTCACGTCCTTCGGCTCCTCGAAAGGGACGAACAGCATCCGCCGGCGATGTCGGCAGCTGGTGATGCAGGCCTCGCATTGCAAGGCCTGCATCTCTCGTTCGGGGAGTCGGGACCGCCTTTTTGAAGGTTTTTTCTAATTTCGGCGAGGAACTATATGCGAAGTCGGAACTTATAGTAATCGTCTATTCGGACGACTTTCCCACTGATGCTGTCCGGCCAGCCCGGTGGCGGCACGCAGCTTCGTGACGCAGGCGCGCTCGTTGGCGGGTGGGACAGACCTTCCTGGCCGTCGGCGCCGTATCATCTTGCGCATGCCCCCGCCCAGGAGATCGTGATGGACCTCGACGCTTTCGTTCGCGCCTTGCCCAAGGCGGAGCTGCACCTGCACATCGAGGGCTCCCTCGAGCCCGAGATGATGTTCGAGCTGGCGTGCCGCAACGGCGTCGCATTGCCATGGGACAGTGTCGAGGCCACGCGCGCGGCCTATGCCTTCAGCGACCTGCAGAGCTTCCTCGACCTTTATTACGCGGGGGCGGCGGCGCTGATCCAGGAGCGCGACTTCTTCGACCTGGCGATGGCCTACTTCGAGCGCGCGCACGCCGACGGTGTGGTGCATGCCGAGCTGTTCTTCGATCCGCAGACCCACACCGCGCGCGGCATCGCCTTCGAGACCGTGCTCGACGGCCTGGAGCGCGCGTGTGGCGAAGCCCAGGCGCGCTGGGGCATCAGCTCGCGCCTGATCCTGTGCTTCCTGCGCCACCTCAGCGAGGAGGACGGCCTTGCCACGCTGCAGCAGGCGCTGCCGCATCTGGCGCGCATCCACGGCGTCGGGCTGGATTCGTCCGAGAAGGGGCATCCGCCGAGCAAGTTCCTGCGCCTCTTCGCGCGCTGTCGCGAACTGGGCCTGCATATCGTCGCCCACGCCGGCGAGGAGGGGCCGCCGGCCTACATCGTCGAGGCGCTGGATCTGCTCGGCGTCGAGCGCATCGACCACGGCGTGCGTGCGGCCGAGGATGCGGCGCTGATGGCGCGCCTGGCGCGCGAGCAGGTGGCGCTGACGGTGTGTCCGTTGTCCAACGTGAAGCTGTGCGTGTTCCAGCGGCTGGAACAGCACAACCTGAAGCAGCTGCTCGACGCCGGGCTGAAGGTGACGATCAACTCCGACGATCCTGCGTATTTCGGTGGCTACATCGCGCAGAACTACGTCGACACGGCGCGCGCGCTGGGCTTGAGCCGGGTGGAGCTGAAGCGCATCGCGCGCAACAGCCTGGAGGCGAGCTTCGTGCCCGAAGCGCTGCGCCAGCCCTGGTTCGAGCGGCTGGACGCGCTGCCGGTCTGAGTCGTGCCTTACGGCGTGGCGGAATGGCGCTCAGGGCCAGTCCGCAAAGCTGCGGATCGTGTCCT
This genomic window from Thauera humireducens contains:
- a CDS encoding methyl-accepting chemotaxis protein, coding for MRINMPVTQGNYPVPEGTTIVTRTDAKGRIEYANDAFVSISGFTREELLGQPHNLVRHPDMPAEAFRDIWATLKRGRPWSGLVKNRRKDGDHYWVRANANPLPGGGYHSVRTAPAAQEIAAAEALYARMRQDASLALHEGSVIRRGALATLRQQWRRVRISHRFWAWAGFATALFYLSIALGVYGLMQARDSQDRIYSGNLIPALQLGTLAEHLDGGHTALLLAMQALPGNAQASAQPQLEAARANRSELERGWAEYGRIASAPDEQALARAFEEPLQAWWRRLDGVAERIRAGDTGPAALQALLDARRTEGAAAHAGLAALREHHAAKAAAEMRLTEAQHERDFILYAILFGLGISVGTLMGWSLLHRLSRGFAAAGEAAQAIAAGNLARPVAVDGEDEIGQLLAQMSIMRNNLQEVIGELRHNMEELSRQSRELGAASANVSGTAEQQAAATNSMAAAVEQLSVSIDQVESNASEARTVTLDSARRSEESTRIIRDTIDEMHRIAASVSETASSIRELEGQVGEISAIVTVIREIADQTNLLALNAAIEAARAGEQGRGFAVVADEVRKLAERTSSATVRIASMIGPIQAKASAAGSSMDHGVSRVQAGVALASRAGDELHEMRQGSTQVTEAVDAITLALQEQAAAAREIAGRVEHVSQGTDEMVATSRQTDEAAFGLQRLAMGLAELSGKFRTA
- a CDS encoding EAL domain-containing protein; this encodes MLFVPFEEPKDVKIDDAGLDAKAGELEFGDAEILRRKAFLEFGESDALLLRRVHATLNQHAEDFIRGFYAHLYAFEETRRLLPEAEGLLQLQRTQSAYFQGLTAGDYGRDYFEHRLRVGFVHQRVGLAPEWYLGAYAKYLSGLLPTISEHFGDDRDGFIATMRAFIKVVLLDMGLAIDAYIQARDKTILGLKNYAELVFDSMHDGILVLSPELRIESCNRRFLDLLGEDSAVPLNRPLAEVLRADDLDAAIRAVLRGGTAVRDRIFSLQLVRRRTQSRARITLKRVCLGDQGDRALMVIEEISHEEWLRLQAEERLARNEALLRQAQAVARIGSWRIEPEGPDPEALEWSEETYRLFGIPAGTRVTYADFLARVHPEDRERVGAAWEAALGGRPYVVEHRIEIDGETRWLEERAEFCRDAEGQLHWAIGTVQDITERKHTDGRIERLAYYDTLTELPNRSYFGENLKKKLALARAQGHPLALLFIDLDRFKDINDTQGHQAGDRVLAEVARRFRDTMRQDELLARLGGDEFVVVAEDTNRQGAEAIALRLLAAMRKPVGVRSTDFQLGASIGIAVYPDDATNAQNLIKHADIAMYRAKAGGGGHCFYNPDMGERLRRDLELVQRFGQALGNNQLQLHYQPKVLIGDGALAGAEALLRWQDPEWGWVSPADFLPIIEERGMTVRLGEWVLAEACRQLCAWRDAGLPLPPRVAINVSARQIDEKDFAARALAIIDAAGLTPSHFEIELTESSMMRDPHCAMEVTQALVDAGFAFAIDDFGTGYSSLSYLKRFPVHTLKIDRSFVRDMLEDGNDHGIVRTIIAMAQNLGLTPLAEGVEDARQAECLHALGCVEAQGFHFGHPLPAVDFAETWLRPPCPATAL
- a CDS encoding adenosine deaminase, with the protein product MDLDAFVRALPKAELHLHIEGSLEPEMMFELACRNGVALPWDSVEATRAAYAFSDLQSFLDLYYAGAAALIQERDFFDLAMAYFERAHADGVVHAELFFDPQTHTARGIAFETVLDGLERACGEAQARWGISSRLILCFLRHLSEEDGLATLQQALPHLARIHGVGLDSSEKGHPPSKFLRLFARCRELGLHIVAHAGEEGPPAYIVEALDLLGVERIDHGVRAAEDAALMARLAREQVALTVCPLSNVKLCVFQRLEQHNLKQLLDAGLKVTINSDDPAYFGGYIAQNYVDTARALGLSRVELKRIARNSLEASFVPEALRQPWFERLDALPV